One segment of Setaria viridis chromosome 4, Setaria_viridis_v4.0, whole genome shotgun sequence DNA contains the following:
- the LOC117853176 gene encoding cinnamoyl-CoA reductase 1: MATTVCVTGAGGFVGSWLVQRLLAAGRYTVHGTVRDPGGAKNAHLAALDGAAERLRLFRADLMDSGSVAAAVAGCDGVFHVACPVPDYALTDPEAELLAPAVAGTVNVLKACSEAKVKRVVVVSSLSTVLVNPTWPEGKAMDEACWSDVEVCRNTENWYCLSKTLAELEAFNYAKRTGLDVVTLCPSLVIGPLLQSTLNASSAVLVDFLTGYRLVKMKLRNFVDVRDVADALLLVYETQEASGRYICNSHPKHVSEVIKLLKSWYPAYRYATNFVPVSDEPSFNSKKLQALGWKCKPLEETLKDSVESYRKAGALD; encoded by the exons ATGGCGACGACGGTGTGCGTGACCGGCGCCGGGGGCTTCGTGGGCTCGTGGCTCGTCcagcgcctcctcgccgccggccggtacACCGTCCACGGCACCGTCCGCGATCCCG GCGGCGCCAAGAACGCGCACCTGGCGGCGCtggacggcgcggcggagcgGCTGCGGCTGTTCAGGGCGGACCTGATGGACTCCGGCagcgtggcggcggccgtcgccggcTGCGACGGCGTGTTCCACGTGGCGTGCCCCGTCCCCGACTACGCCCTCACCGATCCTGAG GCCGAGCTGCTCGCTCCAGCCGTGGCGGGCACCGTGAACGTCCTCAAGGCGTGCTCCGAGGCCAAGGTCAAGAGGGTCGTCGTGGTGTCGTCTCTCTCCACCGTGCTGGTGAACCCTACCTGGCCCGAGGGCAAGGCCATGGACGAAGCTTGCTGGTCTGACGTCGAGGTCTGCAGAAACACTGAG AACTGGTATTGCCTTTCCAAGACACTGGCAGAGCTGGAAGCATTCAACTACGCCAAGAGAACCGGACTAGATGTGGTGACACTCTGCCCATCCCTGGTGATCGGGCCCTTGCTGCAATCCACATTGAACGCAAGCAGCGCGGTCCTAGTTGATTTCCTGACAGGTT ATCGTTTGGTGAAAATGAAGCTCAGGAACTTTGTGGATGTTCGCGATGTCGCTGATGCTCTTCTTCTGGTGTATGAGACACAGGAGGCGTCTGGGAGGTACATCTGCAATTCGCACCCAAAGCATGTGTCCGAGGTCATAAAGCTACTCAAGAGCTGGTACCCAGCATACAGATATGCCACCAA CTTCGTCCCTGTGAGCGATGAGCCTTCATTTAATTCCAAGAAGTTGCAGGCGCTGGGCTGGAAATGCAAGCCGCTGGAGGAGACCCTCAAGGACAGCGTTGAGTCCTACAGGAAGGCAGGTGCCCTGGATTGA
- the LOC117851796 gene encoding cinnamoyl-CoA reductase 1 isoform X3, with the protein MEGAAGRTAAAAAVCVTGAGGFVASWLVERLLAAGRYTVHGTVRDPGDAKNAHLAALDGAAERLRLFRVDVLDYGAVAAAVAGCDGVFHVASPVPYAITDPEVELLAPAVTGTMNVLKACSEAKVKRVVVVSSLSAVMVNPASPQSEVMDEASWSDVEFCRSTQNWYCLSKTLAELEAFDYAKRTGLDVVSVCPSLVIGPLLQSTVNASSSVIVDCLEGDREVKLKLRNFVDVRDVADALLLVYEAPEASGRYICDAHARQVSDVVELLKGWYPTYKHATNGRFLQVSDEPLFSSKKLEALGWKFRPFEETLRDSVESFREAGVLD; encoded by the exons ATGGAAGGCGCggcggggaggacggcggcggcggcggcagtgtgCGTGACCGGCGCGGGGGGCTTCGTGGCCTCGTGGCTCGTCgagcgcctcctcgccgccggccggtacACGGTCCACGGCACCGTCCGCGATCCGG GCGACGCCAAGAACGCGCACCTGGCGGCGCtggacggcgcggcggagcgGCTGCGGCTGTTCAGGGTCGACGTGCTGGACTACGGCGCCGTAgcggcggccgtcgccggcTGCGACGGCGTCTTCCACGTCGCCTCCCCGGTCCCCTACGCCATCACCGACCCCGAG GTCGAGCTGCTCGCCCCCGCCGTGACGGGCACCATGAACGTCCTGAAGGCGTGCTCCGAGGCCAAGGTCAAGAGGGTCGTCGTGGTGTCGTCTCTCTCCGCCGTGATGGTGAACCCTGCCTCGCCGCAGAGCGAGGTCATGGATGAAGCTTCCTGGTCTGACGTCGAATTCTGCAGATCCACTCAG AACTGGTACTGCCTCTCCAAGACACTGGCAGAGCTCGAGGCATTCGACTACGCCAAGAGAACCGGGCTGGACGTGGTGTCAGTCTGCCCGTCCCTGGTGATCGGGCCCCTGCTGCAATCCACGGTGAACGCGAGCAGCTCCGTCATAGTCGACTGCTTGGAAG GAGATCGCGAGGTGAAGCTGAAGCTGAGGAACTTCGTGGACGTCCGCGACGTCGCCGACGCTCTGCTCCTGGTGTACGAGGCTCCGGAGGCGTCGGGGAGGTACATCTGCGATGCGCACGCGAGGCAGGTGTCCGATGTCGTGGAGCTGCTGAAGGGCTGGTATCCGACTTACAAGCATGCCACCAA TGGCAGGTTCCTGCAAGTGAGCGATGAGCCTCTGTTCAGTTCCAAGAAGCTGGAGGCGCTCGGCTGGAAATTCAGGCCGTTCGAGGAGACCCTCAGGGACAGCGTCGAATCATTCAGGGAGGCAGGTGTCCTGGATTGA
- the LOC117851796 gene encoding cinnamoyl-CoA reductase 1 isoform X1, whose translation MEGAAGRTAAAAAVCVTGAGGFVASWLVERLLAAGRYTVHGTVRDPGDAKNAHLAALDGAAERLRLFRVDVLDYGAVAAAVAGCDGVFHVASPVPYAITDPEAPHLALPAALLSLSFNLSSASPCSSDTDHLLQVELLAPAVTGTMNVLKACSEAKVKRVVVVSSLSAVMVNPASPQSEVMDEASWSDVEFCRSTQNWYCLSKTLAELEAFDYAKRTGLDVVSVCPSLVIGPLLQSTVNASSSVIVDCLEGDREVKLKLRNFVDVRDVADALLLVYEAPEASGRYICDAHARQVSDVVELLKGWYPTYKHATNGRFLQVSDEPLFSSKKLEALGWKFRPFEETLRDSVESFREAGVLD comes from the exons ATGGAAGGCGCggcggggaggacggcggcggcggcggcagtgtgCGTGACCGGCGCGGGGGGCTTCGTGGCCTCGTGGCTCGTCgagcgcctcctcgccgccggccggtacACGGTCCACGGCACCGTCCGCGATCCGG GCGACGCCAAGAACGCGCACCTGGCGGCGCtggacggcgcggcggagcgGCTGCGGCTGTTCAGGGTCGACGTGCTGGACTACGGCGCCGTAgcggcggccgtcgccggcTGCGACGGCGTCTTCCACGTCGCCTCCCCGGTCCCCTACGCCATCACCGACCCCGAGGCACCTCACCTCGCACTTCCAGCTGCTCTGCTTTCCCTTTCTTTTAATCTTTCCTCTGCGTCACCATGCTCATCCGACACCGACCACTTGCTACAGGTCGAGCTGCTCGCCCCCGCCGTGACGGGCACCATGAACGTCCTGAAGGCGTGCTCCGAGGCCAAGGTCAAGAGGGTCGTCGTGGTGTCGTCTCTCTCCGCCGTGATGGTGAACCCTGCCTCGCCGCAGAGCGAGGTCATGGATGAAGCTTCCTGGTCTGACGTCGAATTCTGCAGATCCACTCAG AACTGGTACTGCCTCTCCAAGACACTGGCAGAGCTCGAGGCATTCGACTACGCCAAGAGAACCGGGCTGGACGTGGTGTCAGTCTGCCCGTCCCTGGTGATCGGGCCCCTGCTGCAATCCACGGTGAACGCGAGCAGCTCCGTCATAGTCGACTGCTTGGAAG GAGATCGCGAGGTGAAGCTGAAGCTGAGGAACTTCGTGGACGTCCGCGACGTCGCCGACGCTCTGCTCCTGGTGTACGAGGCTCCGGAGGCGTCGGGGAGGTACATCTGCGATGCGCACGCGAGGCAGGTGTCCGATGTCGTGGAGCTGCTGAAGGGCTGGTATCCGACTTACAAGCATGCCACCAA TGGCAGGTTCCTGCAAGTGAGCGATGAGCCTCTGTTCAGTTCCAAGAAGCTGGAGGCGCTCGGCTGGAAATTCAGGCCGTTCGAGGAGACCCTCAGGGACAGCGTCGAATCATTCAGGGAGGCAGGTGTCCTGGATTGA
- the LOC117851796 gene encoding cinnamoyl-CoA reductase 1 isoform X2, which produces MEGAAGRTAAAAAVCVTGAGGFVASWLVERLLAAGRYTVHGTVRDPGDAKNAHLAALDGAAERLRLFRVDVLDYGAVAAAVAGCDGVFHVASPVPYAITDPEAPHLALPAALLSLSFNLSSASPCSSDTDHLLQVELLAPAVTGTMNVLKACSEAKVKRVVVVSSLSAVMVNPASPQSEVMDEASWSDVEFCRSTQNWYCLSKTLAELEAFDYAKRTGLDVVSVCPSLVIGPLLQSTVNASSSVIVDCLEGDREVKLKLRNFVDVRDVADALLLVYEAPEASGRYICDAHARQVSDVVELLKGWYPTYKHATKFLQVSDEPLFSSKKLEALGWKFRPFEETLRDSVESFREAGVLD; this is translated from the exons ATGGAAGGCGCggcggggaggacggcggcggcggcggcagtgtgCGTGACCGGCGCGGGGGGCTTCGTGGCCTCGTGGCTCGTCgagcgcctcctcgccgccggccggtacACGGTCCACGGCACCGTCCGCGATCCGG GCGACGCCAAGAACGCGCACCTGGCGGCGCtggacggcgcggcggagcgGCTGCGGCTGTTCAGGGTCGACGTGCTGGACTACGGCGCCGTAgcggcggccgtcgccggcTGCGACGGCGTCTTCCACGTCGCCTCCCCGGTCCCCTACGCCATCACCGACCCCGAGGCACCTCACCTCGCACTTCCAGCTGCTCTGCTTTCCCTTTCTTTTAATCTTTCCTCTGCGTCACCATGCTCATCCGACACCGACCACTTGCTACAGGTCGAGCTGCTCGCCCCCGCCGTGACGGGCACCATGAACGTCCTGAAGGCGTGCTCCGAGGCCAAGGTCAAGAGGGTCGTCGTGGTGTCGTCTCTCTCCGCCGTGATGGTGAACCCTGCCTCGCCGCAGAGCGAGGTCATGGATGAAGCTTCCTGGTCTGACGTCGAATTCTGCAGATCCACTCAG AACTGGTACTGCCTCTCCAAGACACTGGCAGAGCTCGAGGCATTCGACTACGCCAAGAGAACCGGGCTGGACGTGGTGTCAGTCTGCCCGTCCCTGGTGATCGGGCCCCTGCTGCAATCCACGGTGAACGCGAGCAGCTCCGTCATAGTCGACTGCTTGGAAG GAGATCGCGAGGTGAAGCTGAAGCTGAGGAACTTCGTGGACGTCCGCGACGTCGCCGACGCTCTGCTCCTGGTGTACGAGGCTCCGGAGGCGTCGGGGAGGTACATCTGCGATGCGCACGCGAGGCAGGTGTCCGATGTCGTGGAGCTGCTGAAGGGCTGGTATCCGACTTACAAGCATGCCACCAA GTTCCTGCAAGTGAGCGATGAGCCTCTGTTCAGTTCCAAGAAGCTGGAGGCGCTCGGCTGGAAATTCAGGCCGTTCGAGGAGACCCTCAGGGACAGCGTCGAATCATTCAGGGAGGCAGGTGTCCTGGATTGA
- the LOC117851796 gene encoding cinnamoyl-CoA reductase 1 isoform X4: MEGAAGRTAAAAAVCVTGAGGFVASWLVERLLAAGRYTVHGTVRDPGDAKNAHLAALDGAAERLRLFRVDVLDYGAVAAAVAGCDGVFHVASPVPYAITDPEVELLAPAVTGTMNVLKACSEAKVKRVVVVSSLSAVMVNPASPQSEVMDEASWSDVEFCRSTQNWYCLSKTLAELEAFDYAKRTGLDVVSVCPSLVIGPLLQSTVNASSSVIVDCLEGDREVKLKLRNFVDVRDVADALLLVYEAPEASGRYICDAHARQVSDVVELLKGWYPTYKHATKFLQVSDEPLFSSKKLEALGWKFRPFEETLRDSVESFREAGVLD; the protein is encoded by the exons ATGGAAGGCGCggcggggaggacggcggcggcggcggcagtgtgCGTGACCGGCGCGGGGGGCTTCGTGGCCTCGTGGCTCGTCgagcgcctcctcgccgccggccggtacACGGTCCACGGCACCGTCCGCGATCCGG GCGACGCCAAGAACGCGCACCTGGCGGCGCtggacggcgcggcggagcgGCTGCGGCTGTTCAGGGTCGACGTGCTGGACTACGGCGCCGTAgcggcggccgtcgccggcTGCGACGGCGTCTTCCACGTCGCCTCCCCGGTCCCCTACGCCATCACCGACCCCGAG GTCGAGCTGCTCGCCCCCGCCGTGACGGGCACCATGAACGTCCTGAAGGCGTGCTCCGAGGCCAAGGTCAAGAGGGTCGTCGTGGTGTCGTCTCTCTCCGCCGTGATGGTGAACCCTGCCTCGCCGCAGAGCGAGGTCATGGATGAAGCTTCCTGGTCTGACGTCGAATTCTGCAGATCCACTCAG AACTGGTACTGCCTCTCCAAGACACTGGCAGAGCTCGAGGCATTCGACTACGCCAAGAGAACCGGGCTGGACGTGGTGTCAGTCTGCCCGTCCCTGGTGATCGGGCCCCTGCTGCAATCCACGGTGAACGCGAGCAGCTCCGTCATAGTCGACTGCTTGGAAG GAGATCGCGAGGTGAAGCTGAAGCTGAGGAACTTCGTGGACGTCCGCGACGTCGCCGACGCTCTGCTCCTGGTGTACGAGGCTCCGGAGGCGTCGGGGAGGTACATCTGCGATGCGCACGCGAGGCAGGTGTCCGATGTCGTGGAGCTGCTGAAGGGCTGGTATCCGACTTACAAGCATGCCACCAA GTTCCTGCAAGTGAGCGATGAGCCTCTGTTCAGTTCCAAGAAGCTGGAGGCGCTCGGCTGGAAATTCAGGCCGTTCGAGGAGACCCTCAGGGACAGCGTCGAATCATTCAGGGAGGCAGGTGTCCTGGATTGA